The genomic interval GCTACCTTACACCCCCTGCTTTGCATTGTAAATGCAGGTGCTCGATAAGAGCAGCTCGGGTGTGGGTTAGTTCCGATAGGGAGAAGGCCTTAAGAGCTGAGCTTTAATGTTGGGCTGCCATTGTATCCATATCATGAGCATTAAACCTTCAAGCCCGAAAGGAAAACGCCAATGCATTAGAAATGGATTTATATTTGGTGGCTTTATTCGTGTCAAGCATAATACataaaatcaatcaaatcaaatcaagcCCTCGTTTGCTTCGTCCCACCTGGATAGCCGAAGTAGCCGACGCTCTTCACCTGCTTGCGGAGATCGGGCTGCATGGAAAGGGCCTTGAAGATGGCTCTCTTCAGCTGCTTGTACTGAAAGTGCGGCGGGAAGGGCATGTCCTCGAAGGACAACATCAGCAGGTTGCCCGCCTCGTTTCCCACGGCCAGCGAACGGCCGCAGTGGGTGAACCTGGAAGGCGAGGAGATACGAAAGGATCACTCAAGCAGAAGACTCCGAACTCACTTGAAGGTGGTGTAGAAGATGTCGGCGTCTATCACCGTGGAGGACACCGGCTTCATGGTGCTATTGCGCAGGTCCCAGATGTCCACGGTGCTGCGACTGAGCGAGACCAGGATGGTGGAGTGAGTGCGGCTCCAGCGGGCGCAGTGCACCGGGGACAGGTGGTGCTGAAGGGTCACGATGGGCAGCAGGATTCCAGCCAGCCAGATTCGAATGCACCTGATGGGGACGCATGAGTGAGGATAGAGAAACCCGGGACGAAATGGCAGTAGATCTCACCAGTCACTGCCGCAAGTGAGGTACATCCTTGGTGACCAGGGGGAGAACTCCATGCAGGCGGCGGGTCCATCGTGCACCTGCCTCAGCTCCAGGTGCTGCAGCGGATAGTTCGTGGAGCACTTGTACAGAGTACCCTCGTCGGTCAGCACGTAGTATATGTCCGCCTGGACGGGATCGAGCACAATCTCCAGGCACTGCGGATGCCTGTTGGCCAGGAGGGAAGCCGCCGGAGGCTGACGCTCGATGGGAATCCCTTCCAGTTCGCCCTCCGCCCGCTGCAAACGCTGCTGCTCGAGTCCCAGCATATTGGGACTGTTGATCAGCCGGTACTTGGTCACCGCCCCCGCCTGCGAGGTGGCCAAGAAGGGCGTAATGTGCGGGTTCCTGCACCCAACATCGCCCTCGAAGTAGATCCATTTGATGGCCGTTACGGGCTCGAAGTATGGGGAGGACGAACGCTGTGATACAGCTAGTGGGGGCAGATCCTGTCCAGAAATATCCCTCACCTCCACACCTCCGTTGTGCAGTCCAATGGCCAGCAGTTGAGGTTGGGTGGGTGAAAACTCGACGGTGACCACGGGCACCTGGTAGTGGTAGCGTCGTTCCGGGTTCACAGGGTTCTTGATGTTCCACACGTAGACCCAGCCGGATCTGGGCAACTTGCTGACCTTGCCGTGGCTGTACACCCCGTAGGCCACCGCCATGATGTCCCCATTACTGGGACAGAAGCTCATGTCGCTCACCGCCTGGTGAACCTTGGGATCGGACGAGGGGGGGCTCAGTCGCCACAGCAGGCCCAGTCGGTACTTAAACTTCACGTCCTCGGCCAAGGGATCTGGAGGAGCCATGTTCCTGTACCTCCGCTGCTGCGGCTCGAACACATTGCTGGCCAGGATGCGCATGGTCAGCATGAGGGCCAGTCGAAAGCCGGGCAGGCTGTTGATCCCCACGAACTGATCCACCCCGCCCACGTGGTAGGTGGTTATCTCCATCTTCTTCTCGCCCTGCACCTGGACACTCGTGGTGGACTTCTCCAGGTCGGTGTACGTGTCGTACATCTCGAAGTTGGACACATAGGAACCCATCTGGGCGGTGGTCAGCCGCTCGGTGTTCACCAGCCTGGACTTCATCAGCGCCGTCATGGTTTGGGTGTCCGCATCCACGCTTCTCCGCGTTTTGTCCGTTCCCGAGAGCAGCTCGTCGTACTTCCGGTTGTCCTCCATCACCTGGCGACCCTCCTCCGTGTCCGCCAAGGCGGTCATGCTGCGCCGCTCGAAGAGCACCACGATGGGAGACTTTCGGAGCAGCACCTTGATGAAGGGCGTGGCTGGAGGACGGGCGGAGTGGGCGGAGCGGGCAGAGGAAGCGGGCTCCTTCAGATAATTCGGTGCCTCCAGGGTGGGCGACATGGGCGTGTCCAGCTGCAGCTTGTACAGATTGATCTGGCGGATAAACATGCTGTATGGCTTGATTTCTTTGGACATGAAGGATGATAGGCACCTACCCCCAAGGCAATGTCATCCAAGGAAGCCCTCATCACGCACTTCGTTCGGTACTCCGGGGTACGGAGCTTATGGagatgctgctgctccgcTCCGGGCTCCTTCATCAGCGGATGCTCCTTGATCATCCTGCTCAGCTGCTCGAAGTCCGCGGTGCGGTAATCCTTCCTCAAAGGTCGCGACATCCTCCTCAAATAATTGGGATGAGCGCGTGCCGCTGTTTTCCCAACTTGTTTACTGCGTTGCAGACATAGCAACGCAACAATGGTGGCTACAATATATGGGTGCCATAACTACCAGGTGCCGTAGTTGCACTCGGATTGCAACATGGGATTCCATTAGCGGGCTCACACATGACTGCGCTCATTGCgtccataaatatttataactcACATTTAAATCGCGCAACAAGAGTGCATAATAAGTGGGTGGGGTGCCAAGCCAAAAACAATTGTGGTGGGTAAGCAAAAACgtatatttaaatatgtagTTCCAGTTGTGCAATGAAGATGAAACATCATCCATTGGGAGCAGTGTTATAGAGCAGTACCTCTAGTGATTCCAATAATTCCGACCTGTCACAAGAAAAATCCCCGAACCGtagaaaagcaaaacaaactaTAAACTACAAAATACAAACTACAAAATACAAACTACCGACAAATGAAATTCATATTCGTACTCCAATTAGACAGTAGAAGAATAGCAGACGGAAAGTAGTTAGATGGTATATGGTAAATGGTAAAGGGTCTTTAATTCCGCCACATAGCCACATAGGAAATGGCCAAAAGATGAGGGGCGGAGGAGCACTTGGCCAGGTGGGCGATTGCGAGCAGCAAGCCGTGCAGCACACTGAACGAAATTAGGATCGTGTTAAGAATGAAATGTGAGTAGGTtgcaaatttaaatgcaaagaAATGTATCTACAGAGAAAGTATTTCAACATGAATcacaaactataaatatgtgaCAATCGTGAATTGAAGATGGCTTGTTATTACAAAGCGATTTTCCGTGTATAGAAGATATGGAAGTCGAAAAGAAGTTGTTTATGTTAATTTGGCTTTATGCTTCGCTACGCTGATTCGCTTGATGAACATATAGCAAAAAGAGGGCTGATTatgaggacgacgacgatgatgatgagggGCCCAAACCGAGCGACTATGGCCAAGTGCACTATGTCAAACGGAGGGGCAAACGGCAAGCGGGCAACTGGGCAACTGGGCAACTGATGGCCAAGAAGAACGAACCATCAAACCGTCAACGCATCAAAGCGTTAAGTAATAAATGTGCAGGCAGCCAGCGAGAAGAAAGAGTtaagagcaaaaaaaaaacatatccAAGCGGGCTATAAACAATAGTCGCCTGTCTTGCAGGTTGCGTGCATTGTGAACTCTGCACGAGCCAACGATCGTTGTTGTTGGCCGATTTGGCCAGactcttgttgttgctgataCCACATTTTGGGGCAGCAACAAGCGAAATGCAGTGAACCGCCACCAACGCAACGCCGACTGCGACGCCGACGGCGACTGCGCAGTCAGCGCCACACTGAATTACATCTTTCAGTTGTTGaacaatattaataatattttaaaattacacGTTAAGTTTAACACTCAGTTCTGTGATAGCTTTTTAATGGGCTAACCAGCTTGTAAACAAGTGATACCACTGATACTGCCATATAACTCCAGCCAGTTGTTAGCCATGTTTGCCCAGTGTTTGTGagataattaataattttgtcACCAGCGCGCCAGAAACGAGTCTGCGGAGTGGACTCCGTTTGAAAAGGGAAATAAAACGTCGCTTTTTACGAACATCTAATTGTGTCCGCACCCTGGAAACCCATAAAACGCGCCATATCCAACTCGATCTGCCCATGGGCTATGTGCCATATCCATCGCTCGCATTCAGATCGTCTGGGCTTCTTACACCTGTTTTATGTCCCCACTGGCCCCAATGTGCGACGACTGCCCCTTGGAGCGCCGACTGCGCCGcacattttcacattttcagTTCGTTTCCATTGTGGCACGGAGCGCGGAAGACCAGCGCGCCAGCGAGCCAGCGCGTCAGCCGAGAAGAGCTGGCGGCAGAGCTCAAGTCGAGCTCGGAGATTTTTTTCGAGGCAGCGGAGCGACTTTTTATTCGTTAATTAACCGTCGAGCGGGCCAGAAGTCCGAGTTGCTCGGCTTAACGGAAGTGCTGAAACCGGGCGGCTAATTGAGCACACCTCGCCTCCAGTTGACACCTGAGACACCTGAGACCACAGGGCCTATGGCTGGCTAAAAAAAACGAATCGAATCCGCTCCACATAGCTCGGCTCATAACTTTCCTCGCTGGCCGGCTGCTAATGTCTCAATTTGTCGTGCGCGTTGGGCAAGTGCAGTTGCCATTCGGCCGTGGCTGTATCTGAAAGATACGTTTCGGGGGAACTCGGTTCCTGAGTGATTCGAAGCTTATGCTAATCAGCTGTGTTGCTCCGCGAGAGGGATCGTTTCGCCATAGACCCACACCCGCATAGTCAGTGATCACATAACGAAATAACGAAACCAATCAGCAGACGATCTTATCAGCGCCCAAAGAGGAGGAACACAATGTTGTTTTGGAAGAGGCGTCTTCAGCGATCGAGCAGCTCTTCGAGTAAGTCCCAGTTTCTATATGGCCAAGTTAGTGGGTATGGCGGGAGTGGGGGACGGGGAATGGGGGAAGGGACCACGCCTCCAACGATTGGGCAACAAGAAATATGATTTCGCCGGGCAGGTGAATTTCGATGTTCGGTCCAAGTGACAAGCTCGAATACTTTGGCCTCGACTCATCTGCATAATTTGCATCTTAAGCATTATTTCTGGCTGTGCCCAGCGACTGGTTTATTGATTTTATTCCAGTGCTTCCCTGGCCAAGATCGTAAATTCACCCCGCTGGGCTTCATCACCCACAAAAGACCTGGACAAATACAAATGAGAGCGCGAGCCACGCGGGACATGAATAATAGCTCATACCTGGCCATCGAAATTCTCGCCGAGGTGTTCCCTTTGCGGATGACGATTGCCCAGAGATTTATGAATGGGTTTAATGTGTTTAGCATAATTATGCAGATCGCCGTGTAGAAGATAATATCTCACTAGGTTTGGTTTCAGGCGTAAACACTTGGGATGGAAGTGGAAAGATTTGACACATTCACGACCAGTCGGATAAAGATTTGATGCCCCTAAGGGGCTTGGGAAGAATGGGTTTACTTACCATTATGGTTATAGTGTGGTCAACACATTGTACCCTAATCCCCAACTTGGATCGCTCTCCTTCCCTTAAAAAACCCATGGCCCGCAGTCAGGTGTCATAACAGATTTGTCCCGATGGCCAACAAGGTGTAACTGCTATCCAGCGTCTCACTGGAAACCGGCCCTTGTCCCCACATTCCTGTGGTTCCTCTTCGTCTCCTCCCATCGCATATCTGCTCCATAACTTTCCAACCAAGTGCCGACTATGTGTCTCATTCGCTGAATCTCAGTTCTCAGCTCTGGGGCTTTATTTGGGATCAAAAACATGACTTTGACTTGTGGTAATGTGATGTTAATGACAATCATCAGCAGCGACACAAGCAATAACAACGCGAGGAGTAGGAGGAGTTGGTGACATCCACACCACCACGCCACATGAAAGCAGTAGTCCCAGTAGTTGCTAGCCCCGCCCCCTGAGCCGCGGAGCACGCCTAACACGATTCCGGAGATCGGACATCTTCGCCAGtgacatttattttatgtgcGTTCCGTTCCCGAAAGTCGTGGCCCATAATCGGCTTACCCAGAGTTCTTGGCTCTACCAGTTGACACTTCTGGCTATTTCGTCCGCTTAGTTCGTGCCCGGAGTCTTCTGTTTTCagctcagttcagttcagttcccTGTAGAAGCATAGAAGCTGCCCATCAAGTTGCAGGTTTAATGGTCGCTTGTGGCCCAGTGCCGCATCGAAAAATGAGTTCGGCGTTTTGTTGTGACATTTTAATGGCCTGCCCGAGCTCCATTCCCCACCGCCGAGATGGTTATCAATATTACAAAATAGTTTTCGGCTTTCGGTGGAAGCGTGCTGGATGGGATTGGAATGGCAAGCAGTGTCTGGAGAATCTGAAACCTTAGACCATGAGCAAGGTGGAACAATTTAAATTACCATAAATCAAAACCCACAGATATACACAGGCTGCAAGAAGTGTGGAAACATGAGTTCCAATTGAGAGTTTCTCACCGAGTTTAGCCGGAGCTCTATTTGGGGCACTCCATTTGCAAGTGGTTTAATTCCCATAAATTCCGTTTGTAGATCTTTCACGTGACCGGACTGCGCCCCCTTCGAGACGCACTTAGCCCACATCTTTGGGTCAGTCCTCCACTTTCCGCGCATTCCACGAGCTCGGACCTCGAAAATCGTCTGCAAATTGCTCATAAATTACATGAAAACCGTCGCAATGCCAAAAGCTGCACCTACACCATCATTATCAGCTTGTAAATAAAAAGACTTTATCAATCGTTAAGCCGCGGGCGCAGACTCGCCATCCGGAGCCCGCGTCCGGGATCCCAGATCTCACCtcataacataacataaaagTCGTCCGGGAGGGAGGAGATGAGATGAAGATGGAGCGAAGGTGGatgcccattcccattcccatctTCATTCCAGGGCGAATCCCAGGCTCCGCTGCGGTCAagtacaaatatttttatttatgattttacAGATCAGCATATTGCTCAATAATTTCACCGCACCGGCAACAAAATAACTTTCAAATTACGCCTGCCGAGGATCCTCGCTTAAGTGCGCCAATTTCGAGATTATTATTGCCGGCTGCGTATGCAGATAATCGTGACCCAAAGTGCAGGAGGATGGGGTGCCCATAACTCAGCCGGTTCAGCCGGGCATCTGGAATGAGCTGGAATGATCCTCGACCAGCCAGGACTATCGCAGTGGATTGAAGCTGGTCAGCCACCGACTTAATTACTCTATTTGGCTAGTTTTTCGGGGTCGAAAGTAGGTTACCTCCCTAGTTGGCATCTGGATTTTGATGTGGATTCTGATCTGGATGTAGAGTATTTGGGGCAGCTTAATATTTTCCCATAAATTACTCGGGGCCAGGAGAAAATTACTTTAAAATTTATGGCCCCGGCATCTTACACGCTGATTTGGCCCTTTTATTTTCGGCTGGCCGTTTGGTTTCTTTTTCTGGCCATCGAGCATCGAGCACTGGCTGCGAGGATCTGGGAACAGGTCGTGGCGGCGATGCCCCCACCGCAGTGATATCCGCGTTCCGAGGGGCGGTCCCCTGGAAAGTTCGCACGATTGATGATCGACTGCGAGTCGCAGTTGCCGAGCTCCAGATTCACTGGGCTCCCTGGGCTCCGATGACGCCGTCCTGTCACCGCACTGACATCGCCGTTTATGTAATTACCGCCGGCCGCTCAGCGATCACAAAGCTATTCCGATCCCGATCCCTGTCCCAATCCGAGTCCCAGTGGATCCGATATGATGGCGATCGCACACACAGCTTTTGGGCTCAGCCCAGCTCAACTCAGCTCAACTTTGGCTTTAGCTTCGCTTCGGACGCAGCTTGTAATTATTTTCTACTTAATCTTCATCACATGTGAAACATGTCGAAAAGTTAAGCGCTCGGCATGAGGCGTTGCCTCCACTCCTCGCTCCACTCGCTCCACTGCCCAGCGTCGCGTCCGGGGATGCACTTCATCGGATTTCACTTGCACTCGAGGCGGGAGTGGAACTTCCTCAGCCATTTCCAATCGCTAATGACTGCAGGAAATGGTCGGCACTGGGAACATGTATTGTGAAGAATTTACCAAATTTCACGGCTCTCAGCGGGGTGTGAAAAGATAGCTTCAATGTGGGAAGTATCCGCAAGATATGTTTCATTCAATATGAGCTACTCCGCCTCACGTGCAATCTTCACATTTACAAGATACGTACGTTGAGATATGTACATGAGTAAGATTCTCAGATACGCTCGATTCGCCGGATAACATCGTTTTTTTGTGCCCACAACCATCGCAATAatttatttcgattttatGACATTTGGGATGCATAGCTTTTTCTTTTCATATGTTTACAAGCTCACAAGCATCCATTGTGCCCCACAAAAAGGTGGCATGTATGGGCATTCGGGGATCACGTAATCGTCTGGCAGTCACCTGGAACTGGAATCCAATCCCATTCGCCATTCCGTCTGGAGGCGAATCTGTTATCTTCCTGCTGCGCAGAGTGAAAATGAAATGGGCAGTGTGCGTGCAGCGGATGACGCCCCATCTTCTCCTTGACCCGCCAGTGCATCctatatatgtgtgtacatCAGGTGGATTCGCATGCAGATGAAGAGGCGGCGACTGTGGAGGGGGTGGGCCAACCTCTGACCGAATTTC from Drosophila mauritiana strain mau12 chromosome 3L, ASM438214v1, whole genome shotgun sequence carries:
- the LOC117140755 gene encoding WD repeat-containing protein 78 — translated: MSRPLRKDYRTADFEQLSRMIKEHPLMKEPGAEQQHLHKLRTPEYRTKCVMRASLDDIALGINLYKLQLDTPMSPTLEAPNYLKEPASSARSAHSARPPATPFIKVLLRKSPIVVLFERRSMTALADTEEGRQVMEDNRKYDELLSGTDKTRRSVDADTQTMTALMKSRLVNTERLTTAQMGSYVSNFEMYDTYTDLEKSTTSVQVQGEKKMEITTYHVGGVDQFVGINSLPGFRLALMLTMRILASNVFEPQQRRYRNMAPPDPLAEDVKFKYRLGLLWRLSPPSSDPKVHQAVSDMSFCPSNGDIMAVAYGVYSHGKVSKLPRSGWVYVWNIKNPVNPERRYHYQVPVVTVEFSPTQPQLLAIGLHNGGVEVRDISGQDLPPLAVSQRSSSPYFEPVTAIKWIYFEGDVGCRNPHITPFLATSQAGAVTKYRLINSPNMLGLEQQRLQRAEGELEGIPIERQPPAASLLANRHPQCLEIVLDPVQADIYYVLTDEGTLYKCSTNYPLQHLELRQVHDGPAACMEFSPWSPRMYLTCGSDWCIRIWLAGILLPIVTLQHHLSPVHCARWSRTHSTILVSLSRSTVDIWDLRNSTMKPVSSTVIDADIFYTTFKFTHCGRSLAVGNEAGNLLMLSFEDMPFPPHFQYKQLKRAIFKALSMQPDLRKQVKSVGYFGYPGGTKQTRA